Proteins co-encoded in one Marmota flaviventris isolate mMarFla1 chromosome 9, mMarFla1.hap1, whole genome shotgun sequence genomic window:
- the Or8d4 gene encoding olfactory receptor 8D4 isoform X2, translated as MGIRNHSVVTEFLLLGLTEQPELQLPLFCLFLGIYIVITVGNLGMIMIIRLNSQLHTPMYYFLSRLSFLDFCYSSVIIPKMLAGFLHRDKAISYSRCMTQLFFFCIFVISECYMLAAMAYDRYVAICDPLLYNVIMSPRVCSLLVAAVFSVGFTDAVIHGGCILRLSFCGSNIIRHYFCDIVPLIKLSCSSTYIDELLIFIIGGFNMVATSVTIVISYAFILTSILGIHSKEGRSKAFSTCSSHLTAVLIFYGSLMSMYLKPASSSSFIQEKVSSVFYTTVIPMLNPLIYSLRNKEVKAALMKLLRKKISS; from the coding sequence ATGGGTATAAGAAATCATTCCGTGGTGACTGAGTTTCTTCTTTTAGGATTGACTGAACAACCAGAGCTTCAGCTGCCCCTTTTCTGCCTCTTTTTAGGGATTTACATAGTAATCACGGTAGGAAATCTTGGCATGATCATGATAATTAGGTTGAATTCTCAACTTCACACTCCCATGTACTATTTTCTCAGTCGTTTGTCTTTTTTAGATTTCTGCTATTCTTCTGTCATTATCCCCAAAATGCTGGCAGGATTTTTACACAGGGATAAAGCCATCTCCTATTCTAGGTGCATGACTCAActgttttttttctgcatttttgtcATTTCTGAGTGCTACATGTTGGCAGCCATGGCCTAtgatcgctatgtggccatctgcgaCCCGCTACTCTATAATGTCATCATGTCTCCTCGGGTCTGTTCTCTGCTTGTGGCTGCTGTCTTCTCAGTAGGCTTCACTGATGCTGTGATTCATGGAGGTTGTATATTAAGGTTGTCTTTCTGTGGATCAAACATTATTAGACATTATTTCTGTGACATTGTTCCTCTTATTAAACTCTCCTGTTCCAGCACTTATATTGatgagcttttaatttttatcattggtGGATTTAACATGGTAGCCACAAGTGTGACAATCGTCATTTCATATGCTTTTATTCTTACCAGCATCCTCGGCATCCACTCTAAAGAGGGCAGGTCCAAAGCCTTTAGCACCTGCAGCTCTCACCTGACTGCCGTTCTTATATTTTATGGGTCTCTCATGTCTATGTATCTCAAACCTGCTTCCAGCAGTTCATTCATCCAGGAGAAAGTGTCCTCAGTATTTTACACCACAGTGATTCCCATGTTGAATCCCCTGATATATAGTCTGAGGAACAAGGAAGTGAAAGCTGCACTGATGaaacttttaagaaagaaaatatcttcatAA
- the Or8d4 gene encoding olfactory receptor 8D4 isoform X1, with protein MGIRNHSVVTEFLLLGLTEQPELQLPLFCLFLGIYIVITVGNLGMIMIIRLNSQLHTPMYYFLSRLSFLDFCYSSVIIPKMLAGFLHRDKAISYSRCMTQLFFFCIFVISECYMLAAMAYDRYVAICDPLLYNVIMSPRVCSLLVAAVFSVGFTDAVIHGGCILRLSFCGSNIIRHYFCDIVPLIKLSCSSTYIDELLIFIIGGFNMVATSVTIVISYAFILTSILGIHSKEGRSKAFSTCSSHLTAVLIFYGSLMSMYLKPASSSSFIQEKVSSVFYTTVIPMLNPLIYSLRNKEVKLGLQKLVN; from the exons ATGGGTATAAGAAATCATTCCGTGGTGACTGAGTTTCTTCTTTTAGGATTGACTGAACAACCAGAGCTTCAGCTGCCCCTTTTCTGCCTCTTTTTAGGGATTTACATAGTAATCACGGTAGGAAATCTTGGCATGATCATGATAATTAGGTTGAATTCTCAACTTCACACTCCCATGTACTATTTTCTCAGTCGTTTGTCTTTTTTAGATTTCTGCTATTCTTCTGTCATTATCCCCAAAATGCTGGCAGGATTTTTACACAGGGATAAAGCCATCTCCTATTCTAGGTGCATGACTCAActgttttttttctgcatttttgtcATTTCTGAGTGCTACATGTTGGCAGCCATGGCCTAtgatcgctatgtggccatctgcgaCCCGCTACTCTATAATGTCATCATGTCTCCTCGGGTCTGTTCTCTGCTTGTGGCTGCTGTCTTCTCAGTAGGCTTCACTGATGCTGTGATTCATGGAGGTTGTATATTAAGGTTGTCTTTCTGTGGATCAAACATTATTAGACATTATTTCTGTGACATTGTTCCTCTTATTAAACTCTCCTGTTCCAGCACTTATATTGatgagcttttaatttttatcattggtGGATTTAACATGGTAGCCACAAGTGTGACAATCGTCATTTCATATGCTTTTATTCTTACCAGCATCCTCGGCATCCACTCTAAAGAGGGCAGGTCCAAAGCCTTTAGCACCTGCAGCTCTCACCTGACTGCCGTTCTTATATTTTATGGGTCTCTCATGTCTATGTATCTCAAACCTGCTTCCAGCAGTTCATTCATCCAGGAGAAAGTGTCCTCAGTATTTTACACCACAGTGATTCCCATGTTGAATCCCCTGATATATAGTCTGAGGAACAAGGAAGTGAAA CTTGGATTGCAAAAATTGGTAaactga